From the Pocillopora verrucosa isolate sample1 chromosome 11, ASM3666991v2, whole genome shotgun sequence genome, the window GTCAGTCGCTGttcagtcactcagtcataCAGATAGACAAGCAATCATTCAGTGCTCAGTCTTTAATCGACCACTGGCACCGTTAGTCTGTCAGATGAAATATCTATTCTCACTTTTTAATGCCTGTTTCTAGGTGTTACTGTCAGAGATTCGTTTTGTCACCCAGAGCCGTGTTCCTGTTCCACTGATAAAAATTGTTCCCCTCTCAACTTGACGTGTGAGTGTCCCTGCATGTCTCGTTTGGATTTCCATTACTGCCACAATGAGTTTTACGATAGCAGGTTGGTCAACCAAGTGTGATTTCCAGTATTGTAGTTAGCATTGACCTATCTTGGGCTCGTTTCTAGACATCATTAGGTGACAATTTGGTAAGTGGTGCAGTTTCCTTAATGCTTATAATAAAGGACTGTCTATGAATAGGTTTGAGTTTTCTGCTCATGAAAAAGATACTGTTCATGTACTCTTAGAGTGCCCCAGTTCTCAGCCAGGGCTAGAAATAAGAGACAAAGAATTGCTAAAGATCATTTGCTTATAAACAACAGCTGGTAGTTAACCCCATTAACCTTTCTAGGAAATTATCAATTTCCTTCCATAAAGAGAGAGATGATATGGGCTGCTTTCATGAGCTATTCGTTTGGATAGAGTCCacgtttttaaaactttaacaaaaatatttttccagtctCCCTATTTGTGCACCCTCGGCAGAGGAGGTCTTATCAGCAGCCTGTGGTGCTCCGAGCCACATCGTTCAACTTAACTCATGTAAAGATCCTGTCTTGGAAGATTGCCTCGTTCCCAAATGCAGCGAGAAGAACAGTTCAGAAACGTGCGAAGGCATCATTGGTTGCTATTGGTGTGAGAACAACAAAGACGATATACCATTGGAGAAAGCGTACTGCGCAAGTGCTGACGTGTGCTTCAAAGGAAAGGAAGGTATTCGAGATGAAAGTAGTTTCCGAATTGTTCAGCctaaaaaaatggtgaaaaaacCTTGAGGTTGACTTGTTTACCTTTCAGTAGAGGTCGTCATTCTCCTTGTCATTCTCCTTGTGTTTTGTCGAGAGTTAGGCCTTGATTCCTTCGTTGGAACTTCTGTGTTTCGTATAACCTTTTATGTgcccttttgcttttttttttagttcagatAACTTTTCAACGGTATGAACCCAAAGCTTCTGTGATTACATTGTATGAATCAGAGGGCCGTAGATGAAAATTTCCTTAACAAGGATCCCATCAAAATCTATCGATACAAGATCCCTTCTTCTAATTATTAGTCATTGTGgaacaataatgttttttttaaattttcctatATGGTACAGTTGGAAACGAGATCTGCCCAAGCGAATCACCAAGCACAGCTGTCATTTCCCATCCCACACAAGAAAGCCACAGTTTTGATGTAAAACCTGACAGTAAAAAGAAATCTCGTCACTTGTCGTACGGAGCTATCTCAGGAATTATTACTGGTTGTATGGCAATCGAAGCTGTTATATTAATAGCAGTCGTTTTGGTAAGAAGTATGAGTTTTGTATTTGAACTGAACACCTGGCAGAGCACTCtctcatttaaaatttctcattaGTAATTTTGACCAATGTATCGATACCTAAGCAATACGTAAGATTCACAATTCACTTAGATTGCGTTTGATTCAATTCTGAAACTACctcattcaattttgttttcgtcaGATGATAAAGCGTTGTAAAAATAAGTCAAGTTCGCACACAAGTCCTTCTGCCGAACAAATGTTTGTCATTGGAACTCAAGGTGCCTCTCCGGATCCTCCTCAGCAGCAACCTGTGGCGCAGATCCCCCAACCTGTTGAGCCAGTGTCTGCTGATTCTAATATTTATAATAGATTAAACAGAGGACCGTATTTAAACCAAGCCTTTTATGATAACGTCAGAGATAGTCCTCCAGCTGTCTCAGCAAGGAAGCAATTACCTACGACTGTATCAGAAGCAAGAGGTTCTTCTGGACAGACAAGTTTTGTGATGTCCACTCTGGATAGCTGCAGAAGGCGTTCCTCCAGTGCAGACACACAGGGCGATGTGTCTCTGCAAAATGTCAGGACAGGTGCAGTGCTCATTCCAGCACCAGTGATTCCTAAAGAAAATCGGACTTTCCCTGAGTCTgtctcaaaagaagaaaaggttACGGAGGATCAGCAGCAGACTTCGGCATTTGATGCTGGTTGCACTACCCAGGAAGTTAATAATGTGCAGCAGCCTGATAGCAACGTAACACAAAAAGGTTCTGACGGGAGGCCATCCAAAGCTACGACGCCTTCCTCTGTTGAGGTTAATGGGCTGCCGCATAACTCTAACACACCAGTAAACGTTCTTACGAGACAAGAGAGTTGCGACTCTACTGTTCTTGATCCTGACAATAACATAATTTGCATTGATGTGTAACTTGTAATGACGGACAATGTTTCAAAGAGTATTGACTCGTAATGAATTGCTGAATAGCAAATGTGAACAGcagatttttcaaatctttcaGACCGACTTGGGTGAAGAATGTGGTTGCTTTGACAACTCACTGTTTTATGCACCTCAGAAGGCACAGTCATTTGtagatcaaaataactttttaccGCGGAATATTGTTCTAAATGTACAGTTTATTTTATGTGTTCCTTTTGCAAGAAAGTCGAACTCATTTTGATTGATCTTTCTGCTTCAGCGTTTTATACTTCGGTACAAAATGCTTGACTCAAAGCATTGAAAGGGTACTTTAAACTGCTATGTCGCAGTTTTCAAATGAATCTTGTAACTAGCTTAATTAAAACGTTACAAAGAGccaattgttttgatttgtatCAGCTGTTACCATGAAGACAGAGCGGAAGATAAACCACGTCACGTTCGAATGCAGACGTTCAATATAGcaaaaacgaaggaaaaaaaggataatttttgtCACCGATACATGGTATTATCTGTGTTTCTCTCCAAAATATCGTACACCTGAAGATGGCCTCACCCAAACAATAGTTATTCCAGACTACCAAGGGCTTTAGACCAACTCTCCTCGAAACCACATTGCGTTCTCTCTTTTAAATCTAATCAAGCATATAAACCACAGCCAATATTTCTGACGTCAAccattcttttaaaataattattctaagCCAGTTACCGGTAGCAAAACGTTTTTCGGGTGCATAAAAAATATCTTACCAGCGTGAGTTTCACTaaaaatctttattcaaagTACTCGGACCAAAAATTATGTGCTTGCTAAGTGAAACTAAAAACTCTAGGGAGTGCCGATCACATCGAGAGAACTCAATAAACAAGAAGACGAGAAACAAAATAACTCGCTTGAATGGCCCATATAAACAGTTAAACTACGTCAATGACTACTTCAACTACtctgctgtttctgtttgttcaagcTGAGGGAAAAATTTGCTTGTTTGTATCACCAGTTACCTTCCGCTacctttcatatttttcttaagAACGTGATTGTACTTCGTGCCAAAACCCACTCCTTGTGAATTTATGCGGTAGAGCTTTCTAAATGATTCCATTTTAACTTCCTGTAGTCGAAATGGACTTAATTTCAGCTTTTACTCTGTCGTTCCCGCGGAGGTCAACTTTCTTTTCCTATGAATGATAATTATCTGTAAATACATAAAGAAAGATGATGAACTCTGCACATGGTTGTCGTACAGCCTCAGGCAGTTTCTAAACGGAACCGTCAATTGGTAACATTAGAATAATCTATTTAgacaagttttctttgccaTGCTGTCCCTGAAAATCTCTTTCTACCATACAAAGTTTGGTGTGTTTTTGTAATATCACACAAAAGTCGAAAATAGAGATGCAAATATAAGAGGCAGAGGAACtcatatttcaaattttaatggcCTTCCACTTACACCGTGATAAGGTTAACGGCAGAAAAACTGCAAAGTGgatatttaactttatttcttcttttccgtTATCTTAAGCTATTGGTTGGTGAAGTGATCGAAAATTTACTGTTTATCGGCTGCACAACAATGAGACATAAGCCAAATACATACGTTCGTCACAATCACCTAcacaaaatggcaaaaaaatggCATGTAAATACGAGTGTGAAACGAGAAGAGCTGTACGTCCTATATCGGAAAACACCCGCAAAGTGGCAATGAGGTTTCTAGAGTTAAAGGCGCGGTGGGAATCTTTTTTGACCTTTCTATCCGTTACCTAAAGCCACCTGTAAACAAAATGACACAGAATGTATTGGTGCAAAAAAACATAATTGCCAATAAACGCTTCATCGATGTTGATGCTTCATTGTTTATACGCAGGGAAAGTAATTTCACTTGTCGCTATTAAATTCCCGACACAGATCGTgaacatgaaattgtttttcttgtttttcagtgAAGCCTATGAGTTTTACTGAAAACACGTCTTAATGTTGAACTGTAAAGAAGTAGGCTTATTTAAAACTGTTCTTTGCAAAATACTTGGGTAAAACGACCCGTTTTGGCAGGAAGTATGTCATCTAAAGGCGCAGTCGGCAGACCACAAACTATAATTATGAACAGAAATGTTTTAGACCAACAATGGAATCAATCATGCGCCAAATATATTAGTTTTACGAACAATACTTACATAAATCGTAAAATATACGTTTAAACTCTGACCTGAGGGACGTGGGCGGTAAAGGGAGTAAGTAGCAAAGCGGAATACTTGTTTTTAAGATCTGCGATGGATGTACGCCGAATGGAAACTTTTCTCGTGGTTTTACTCTCCATTTTCGCCTTGCATGTTACCTCAGGTTTGCTAGATCCTTCCCTTATTGGGGTAGAACTTCAAAAGTTTGCCAGGGACGCGCTTGGAGTGGAAGAAATGCAGGTAGGCTAAATTTCCATATTCTCTCTCATCATCAGCAATGTGTTATGTGATCTTGAAAAATTTCTGCGACCTAGAGTTTGAGTCCTGCTCTTTAAAAGTTTAAGTTTGAAATTGGAATTTGTTATTTCCCATTCTTTTGTCATCATACAGCACAGTACAAATGACTATTTTGAAAATGCCTCATCACGTTTGAATAAGCGCCATGCCGGACcaataaaagttttaaattctttatCTCGGACTTTCTTGAACTTGAGGGCAGGTATACTGGTGTCTCgggaattttatgttttaattaaagTCACATTTGATCATAAACGTTTAattatgatatattttttatatctttatGTTCCTGTGCCGGAATTGCGAAGTCACGATTGATCAATTAAGTTCCTGTTTTCATAACTAGTTCACGTCACCCAACCTATAAACATTCCCTTTTATGCAGTTAGTGACCCAAAACTCTCAAGAAGCCAAATTGTTTTCGttataaaagcaaaacaaaacaaaatttttttttcttttattcctatGCATTGTTCCTTTTGAATGTATAAGATAGATCACCACTAAAACAGGTTTCCGTCCTTCTCGCCTATCTTTTAGAATTATCTTGATGGTCTTCAGTATCATAAAAGGACAATACAGGGAGAGGTCATTACCCCTGAACTTGCCGTCAAACTGTCTGACAAATTTAAAGTAAGGTTTGAAGTTGCCAAACGTCTTCAAAAGGCCGTGGAGGAGTCGTATGCCAGGACAGAGTCTGTTCAGGTATCTCCACAGAAAGAATGCTGTATGGTAAACAAATCTTCTTTGAAATATGATGTACGATTCCGTTCTAAAGTGGACATGGACAATGTGTGCTTAAAAATCTCTGGCAGTGCCCAGCCAAATCCACGCTATTTAGATGAAGGAGTGGTCAGTGAAATGAAAGATATCTCAAGAACGTATCCTTTTATCAAGTGGCAATACTTTGGGTCAGAAGAAGGAGTCATGACCAATTTTCCAGTGTATGACGATAAAGACCCTTGTGATAGATATGACCCTCGTTTCAGACCATTTTACGTGGAAACTGCCACGCCTGAAGCGAAAGATGTGGTGCTCGTCATCGATACAAGTGCATCTATGGACACAACAAAACTTACCGGCGCTATCCAGGCTGCTAATACAGTGTTGGAAACAATGAACCCCAAGGACCAGGTGCGTTGTTCCTCGTCCCAAGGTTTCGGCAAATGCATTTGCAATATAATGGGTaattttagtattatcaactgagttgataacgttcatttgccaccgtaaagagtttcgaacGATACTCGACGAGCAAATTTATTCGCAAACAAGAATCCTTCGCTCGACATTATCCGTCGTTCACAGAAAATGGCGAAAGTCTCTGAACGAGGACCGGTGGAAAATTAAGTTAAGGTTATCGTGTTCGGTAAATTTGAAGCCACCGACACACCGTAATGATATCGGGTTGAGCGTGATTCCACTGTGAATTCCTAGTTTGCAGCACCTCATACAAAAAAATCATCTACTTTCCAAGGTTCTgaggaaaaagttttatttacagGTATATGACAATAACATTAACTATTTGGCTAATTTCAGATTGGAATTGTGTCATTCAACGATGACGTTTCAACACCAGGAGAACTTGGAACAAAAAGCCCTTGCTACAGTGAAAGGCTGGCCCAGGCGATCCCTACAAATATTGAAGAGATGAAGAGATACGTACGCAACCTGATACCACATGGTAAGAACCTTGACACATCATATTTCAAATATATCAGGAAATATATCAGCGCTTGATATCTGTTAACGGAAACGATCACAAGTCTTTACAGTAATTGCGCCGTGATCTCTTCTGTTCTATGTTTATGACGAGGTCTACTATCATTGAAGTCAAAAATATATTCCGGATTCATCAGTGGAGACTCTCATAGGTCTTACATCAGTTTGCTGCGTTTATGATCCTGTATCGATGTCTTATACGTACAGAAAAAAACGCGGTATATCAACGAAAAATAAACGATTTACATCATTGAAAAGGATGCTGGAAAAACGTGCAGATTATTGTCAATTGCCTGCTGAGACAACATCTTTGGCTAGATTACCAGCTACTATAATCGAAATAGCTCTACGATTTTCTCACCCTTCCCCTACCCACTCGACAAGAGATGAAATCGAGCCGGCCTTGCAACAACTGATCAAATGGCTCTTCATGAAGTCTGTTCCGGAAATGTTAAGCTTTGATATTTCCTGTCCTTCTACTTCTTGTCATTTATCTATATAGGGAATTCGTTCTATATTTTACAACTAGATGTGTTTAAAATCATTCAgtcatttattaattaattagttaattaattagttatttaattatttcagGTTCCACCAATTACAAACAAGCTTTTAAAAAAGCATTCAGTCTGCTTAAGAACTCAATTTCTGGGGAGGAGAGAAAGGGTAAGAAGAGAGTCATCTTATTCTTGACGGATGGCGCTCCAGCTGATCCcgtaaaagatatttttcaaaccATCAGAGATGAAAACTTTGCGCTCAACAACTCTGTTGTTATCCTAACATATGGATTTGGAGAGGCTGACTCCGTGATTCTTGAGGACATAGCGATACAAAACACACCAAAGTATGGAATACCTGCCAACGTCTCTGTTGGTGATATCACAGTAAGTTTTGACATGTACCACCATGATGAACATTTTGTTTTAGGgtgttgacagattttttttatcatctctTGCCACAAAACATTTGTATTATCTTTGGACAGGAGAGAGGGTTGGGCAAACACGAAGGAAGAGAGTTCCCTTTGTCCTCGCAGTATTGTTCACAATTAACTTAGAGTAACAGTCaataattcataatttttttactaaaaaattatCGCAAAATTATTGTTTCTTAGCCTGGAAGATACAAATTCGTGCAAGACATAAACAACTTGAGAGGTGAAATGGCTAAGTATTACAATTTGTTTTCGCTGGGGATCCGGTTCGATCCAGTTGTATCTGTTCCGTACATTGATGCCTTTGGAACAGGTAACTATCAACCCTTCCAATGTTCGATTTTATTAATcggttttcatttcttttgttatcttttgatgatatcatataattttttGGTTATTTACTATGTTTTGCAGGACTTTTGATGTCGATTACCCTGCCCTGTTTTCATAACGGAGAATTTATCGGTGTAACAGGCACTGACATCAATATTGAAGACTTGTTATCAGACATAACTTTTTTCAATCAAGGCCAGAGTACTTATGCGTTCATGATCACTAATTCCGGTAGGACCCTCATACATCCTCTTCTCCCAGAGCCCACTCACGCTTACGGTGAGCCTGTTTATTTGGACATCAGAGCCTTGGAACCAGAGAAAGATTTCATGGAAGTCTTTGAGTCAATTCAAAAGTAAGCAAGAATGTTTCAATCATTTATGTCCATCGTTTATCCACAGCAAAGCTCACAACTTCGAAATGAGTCTCGCAGTCAGTCTATAACCAATGAACAGGacttaattttataattttttgtaCATGGGTTTGGGGTATATCTTTCCAATTAAAGAGTGGCTTAAAGGCTTTGATTTCCTTTTATTCCTTACGGATTTAAGAAATTTGACCGTAAATAAGGAAACTGGTGGTCAATCTGATAAAACTCTTGGGTTCTTTAGTTTTACACGCACTATATTCTTCTGCCCTCTCAGGAGAATTGGAGGTTCGAAAACGTATGTTGCAAAGCGATTTTTGCCACGAGGTGGAACAGAAAAGGAGGGAGTGACAATGAAGGAAGTTAATACTACATATTTCTGGACACCAATCGAGGACATCGACTTCTCTCTTGGCGTCGTAGTACCAGTATCCCATTCTAAGGATGAGCTAAGTTCGCCTTCAATTTCAAGCGGTAAGTTTTTTCTAGACTTAACCTTTTTGCCTACAATAAACGTCCTGTgtccttttttcaatttttccttgctTGAGAGAGAGATTTTCAAATTAAGCTCGGCCTAAATTTTGATGAGCTACGAATGAATTCAGTATTTCTCAGACTCGTTCTCTGTATGGACATTAACTTGCAAGCAAGCTGGAGAAGATGTATAGCAAATAGCAAGAAAGTCTATAAAGGATATTGAGGTCTTTCATAAATACCTACTTCGTTGTAAGAAAAGTATAAATCTGATTAGTAATGGAACAGAGTTGTTCTTCATGTTTCCCGTCTCCGGGTCGAATATGTATTTCAGATGGTTTGGCTGGTTTTGGGTTTCACCGCGCATTCTTGACCTTATCTGTTGGGAACATGAGCATGAGGATAGGCATAATAATAGACTAAATCTTGCTGCTATTTCTATAGGATACAAGTTTGATTACCACCGAATCGACTTATATAATCCTGGAAAACTATGTTCTCATTTTGGAATTACAGCGACAAAAGGTAAACGAGGCTATTTCCATCTGATTGTTACTAATCTTAACTATTTGTGATTTGTTTTCCCGGAAACCAAAAACAGTATAAATAATGTGCTTACGAATTTTTTTACATATCCCAAAGGCCTTTATGTTTTATGATAACCCTTTTCAGTTACCTTGGCAATGTAGAAAGCGGGATCAACAACCGCTAGCTGCATAAGTCCCAATTTATCTCAAAAACTGCTCGTTCTTAATAGTCCCAAGTTTGCACATCATGCTCTTTGTCTTTGATAGACACAACAGTGGTTAAGTTTGCTCCAGGGGCGTACAAAGACCCCTACAACTACATTGGTATGGATGAAACAAAAGCTGATGTTGAGCTATTGAATGCTTATATGAAAGATGAGACAGGAAGAGTAACCAATCCTGGCCTGAAAAATGATATCAGGGGCACAGTGAGAGCAACATGGAAAGTGGAAGACCTGTGGCTGCGTGAAAAAGCTGACCTCACACAATATTTGGTTTGGCGTTACATTGGGACATCAAATGGAGTTTTCAGGTCCACTCCAGGCggaattgaaaacaaacttt encodes:
- the LOC131789788 gene encoding VWFA and cache domain-containing protein 1 isoform X1, with translation MDVRRMETFLVVLLSIFALHVTSGLLDPSLIGVELQKFARDALGVEEMQNYLDGLQYHKRTIQGEVITPELAVKLSDKFKVRFEVAKRLQKAVEESYARTESVQVSPQKECCMVNKSSLKYDVRFRSKVDMDNVCLKISGSAQPNPRYLDEGVVSEMKDISRTYPFIKWQYFGSEEGVMTNFPVYDDKDPCDRYDPRFRPFYVETATPEAKDVVLVIDTSASMDTTKLTGAIQAANTVLETMNPKDQIGIVSFNDDVSTPGELGTKSPCYSERLAQAIPTNIEEMKRYVRNLIPHGSTNYKQAFKKAFSLLKNSISGEERKGKKRVILFLTDGAPADPVKDIFQTIRDENFALNNSVVILTYGFGEADSVILEDIAIQNTPKYGIPANVSVGDITPGRYKFVQDINNLRGEMAKYYNLFSLGIRFDPVVSVPYIDAFGTGLLMSITLPCFHNGEFIGVTGTDINIEDLLSDITFFNQGQSTYAFMITNSGRTLIHPLLPEPTHAYGEPVYLDIRALEPEKDFMEVFESIQKRIGGSKTYVAKRFLPRGGTEKEGVTMKEVNTTYFWTPIEDIDFSLGVVVPVSHSKDELSSPSISSGYKFDYHRIDLYNPGKLCSHFGITATKDTTVVKFAPGAYKDPYNYIGMDETKADVELLNAYMKDETGRVTNPGLKNDIRGTVRATWKVEDLWLREKADLTQYLVWRYIGTSNGVFRSTPGGIENKLYDPRQRTWYLTALSHTGLIALTTPYFDLGGAGVVITAGRTLYRGESSHVHSTNDEVLGVMGADFPITYFHRLLTDVYPKCKETKSYSCFVMDSAGFLIMHEDFLLPSATASDVQYVHITEKEKHIAEDLIKKNYLIKKQCRHLDEIQKQSFYEVNLTKIGVDTLASDVRCSKYQLRQIKGTNSYLGVAIRDSFCPPEACPCSSDNECFLLNPTCECPCTSRLEFHYCRNHFPESSLPICPPPLPSAKPTSDSTPSFPCTSGSGLEKCFIPHCGERNTSQECEGVVGCYWCKHDKDDIPLIKPYCAAAEVCFRGKEVEQRVCPTDLPGPKPSSPIDRKNSSKLSDDDDSNQLSSGAIAGIVTGCLSALAVVVIVSILALRHFRSYSQPPTRKDTSASTEYIIDPENSENTSNITKRPPAPLPPEAQTQSSDVDEYYEEPDDLRRSHQASVDFTPWPAPYEEIRVRESSKPPPTPERKLSTVTTRGFHRTTSLPPSTNDGRGKTLGNHSVARTVSTSATHSSGARFIGPIKMHSIESRLLEIPEKRRPSVIPPPPSISEEKLSMEDKPPQTVSPIVHDNQERPYGNISQMLPAQNHSLATSALSSTDDTATQDTLHEPNLQHRDSEGSISLDPDGYIEFTGQIAAVQDI
- the LOC131789788 gene encoding VWFA and cache domain-containing protein 1 isoform X2 produces the protein MDVRRMETFLVVLLSIFALHVTSGLLDPSLIGVELQKFARDALGVEEMQNYLDGLQYHKRTIQGEVITPELAVKLSDKFKVRFEVAKRLQKAVEESYARTESVQVSPQKECCMVNKSSLKYDVRFRSKVDMDNVCLKISGSAQPNPRYLDEGVVSEMKDISRTYPFIKWQYFGSEEGVMTNFPVYDDKDPCDRYDPRFRPFYVETATPEAKDVVLVIDTSASMDTTKLTGAIQAANTVLETMNPKDQIGIVSFNDDVSTPGELGTKSPCYSERLAQAIPTNIEEMKRYVRNLIPHGSTNYKQAFKKAFSLLKNSISGEERKGKKRVILFLTDGAPADPVKDIFQTIRDENFALNNSVVILTYGFGEADSVILEDIAIQNTPKYGIPANVSVGDITPGRYKFVQDINNLRGEMAKYYNLFSLGIRFDPVVSVPYIDAFGTGLLMSITLPCFHNGEFIGVTGTDINIEDLLSDITFFNQGQSTYAFMITNSGRTLIHPLLPEPTHAYGEPVYLDIRALEPEKDFMEVFESIQKRIGGSKTYVAKRFLPRGGTEKEGVTMKEVNTTYFWTPIEDIDFSLGVVVPVSHSKDELSSPSISSGYKFDYHRIDLYNPGKLCSHFGITATKDTTVVKFAPGAYKDPYNYIGMDETKADVELLNAYMKDETGRVTNPGLKNDIRGTVRATWKVEDLWLREKADLTQYLVWRYIGTSNGVFRSTPGGIENKLYDPRQRTWYLTALSHTGLIALTTPYFDLGGAGVVITAGRTLYRGESSHVHSTNDEVLGVMGADFPITYFHRLLTDVYPKCKETKSYSCFVMDSAGFLIMHEDFLLPSATASDVQYVHITEKEKHIAEDLIKKNYLIKKQCRHLDEIQKQSFYEVNLTKIGVDTLASDVRCSKYQLRQIKGTNSYLGVAIRDSFCPPEACPCSSDNECFLLNPTCECPCTSRLEFHYCRNHFPESSLPICPPPLPSAKPTSDSTPSFPCTSGSGLEKCFIPHCGERNTSQECEGVVGCYWCKHDKDDIPLIKPYCAAAEVCFRGKEGPKPSSPIDRKNSSKLSDDDDSNQLSSGAIAGIVTGCLSALAVVVIVSILALRHFRSYSQPPTRKDTSASTEYIIDPENSENTSNITKRPPAPLPPEAQTQSSDVDEYYEEPDDLRRSHQASVDFTPWPAPYEEIRVRESSKPPPTPERKLSTVTTRGFHRTTSLPPSTNDGRGKTLGNHSVARTVSTSATHSSGARFIGPIKMHSIESRLLEIPEKRRPSVIPPPPSISEEKLSMEDKPPQTVSPIVHDNQERPYGNISQMLPAQNHSLATSALSSTDDTATQDTLHEPNLQHRDSEGSISLDPDGYIEFTGQIAAVQDI